The following are from one region of the Treponema denticola genome:
- the rsmG gene encoding 16S rRNA (guanine(527)-N(7))-methyltransferase RsmG produces the protein MEDDKLLSKVLLSDGLLLKGLKELGINEKTHNKLSKLLNIYMRELKMFNASFNLVKVKDDEELIVSHILDSLSAWRFFYNATQNTENKNTESKTSSKNDNEALITKEPFYIADAGTGAGFPGIPLAALFISLGNLDVKLSLIERMQKRCTFLENIKAVLQLNNTEIIESEAEKAPQNKFDIVTCRAFRTLDKHILNTLLNLAKPKGKLFLYKAAKEKINEETELVKKEGLNYKIEKLDVPFLKKERHLLIIEKP, from the coding sequence ATGGAAGATGATAAACTTTTATCAAAGGTCCTTTTATCAGATGGTCTTCTACTAAAGGGCTTAAAAGAATTAGGCATAAACGAAAAGACTCATAATAAGCTTTCTAAACTTTTAAACATTTATATGCGGGAACTTAAAATGTTTAACGCCTCATTTAACTTGGTGAAGGTTAAGGACGATGAAGAATTAATCGTCTCCCATATTTTAGATTCCCTTTCGGCATGGCGTTTTTTTTATAACGCAACCCAAAATACCGAAAACAAAAATACCGAAAGCAAAACCTCAAGCAAAAATGATAATGAAGCCCTCATTACAAAAGAGCCTTTTTACATTGCCGATGCCGGAACCGGAGCCGGCTTTCCCGGGATTCCCCTTGCAGCTCTCTTTATTTCTTTAGGCAATTTAGATGTAAAACTTTCTTTAATCGAAAGAATGCAAAAGCGATGCACATTTTTAGAAAACATCAAGGCCGTTCTCCAATTAAATAACACCGAGATTATCGAAAGCGAAGCCGAAAAGGCCCCTCAAAATAAATTTGATATTGTAACTTGCAGAGCTTTCCGCACTTTGGATAAGCACATCCTAAACACCCTTTTAAATCTTGCAAAGCCTAAGGGTAAATTATTTTTATACAAGGCCGCAAAAGAAAAAATAAACGAAGAAACGGAGCTTGTCAAAAAAGAAGGCCTAAACTATAAAATAGAAAAACTTGATGTTCCTTTTTTAAAAAAAGAAAGGCACCTTCTTATAATCGAAAAGCCTTAA
- a CDS encoding metallophosphoesterase family protein — protein MKLLIISDGHGDLEKLKRIKPVADGVDALIFGGDFAAFKKIETGAPFLNELLKIHKNIFAVLGNCDAPDFEKKLKDAGVSITGEVKNFEGLIFAGSGGGSKFTGTTPYERTDEELVKDLTDAFEKANITEAGNLVLVCHNPPHGAKVDKVAPMVHVGSKGITAFIEKHKPLLVVSGHIHESFAVDKIGETVLVNPGALMEGRYALAEIVKNEKGFEVSVELKTLD, from the coding sequence ATGAAATTATTGATTATTTCGGACGGGCATGGGGATCTTGAAAAACTAAAAAGGATAAAACCTGTTGCCGATGGGGTTGATGCCCTTATTTTTGGAGGGGACTTTGCTGCTTTTAAAAAGATTGAAACGGGGGCTCCTTTTCTAAACGAGCTTTTAAAGATTCATAAAAATATTTTTGCCGTGTTGGGGAATTGCGATGCTCCGGACTTTGAAAAAAAATTAAAAGATGCCGGTGTTTCGATTACGGGTGAGGTAAAAAATTTTGAAGGGCTTATCTTTGCAGGTTCAGGGGGCGGGAGCAAATTTACAGGTACTACGCCCTATGAAAGAACCGATGAAGAGCTTGTAAAAGACTTGACTGATGCCTTTGAAAAAGCAAATATTACCGAAGCCGGTAACTTGGTTTTGGTTTGTCATAATCCTCCGCATGGGGCTAAGGTCGATAAGGTGGCTCCCATGGTTCATGTGGGCTCAAAGGGTATCACTGCCTTTATCGAAAAACATAAGCCGCTTTTGGTTGTGTCGGGGCATATTCACGAGTCCTTTGCGGTCGATAAAATCGGAGAAACCGTTTTGGTAAACCCTGGTGCCCTTATGGAAGGCCGTTATGCTCTTGCCGAGATTGTAAAAAACGAAAAGGGCTTTGAAGTTTCTGTAGAATTAAAAACCTTGGATTAA
- the radA gene encoding DNA repair protein RadA, giving the protein MAKKKTGDLAHRCSKCGYTQARWLGRCPECGEWNTFEEVIINQDYSAAERSIAEKFVKEAHSVPLDAIEANDAVRLSTGIAEFDRVLGGGAVKRSAILIGGDPGIGKSTLLLQAASASSSGSVKKVLYVSGEESGGQIRSRADRLNLPLKNIELLCTCRLEDVERVLNKVNPVFVIIDSIQTMYSADAGAVPGTINQLKLCAHELVSWVKERDSVLFLTAHVTKDGNIAGPKVLEHLVDTVISFERTEDDVRFLRALKNRFGSVDELGIFSMDESGLKAIDDPSSLFITNRTGPLPAGSAAVPVCEGSRVFMVEIQALTVPAKGAVTRVFSDKIDSARVSRIAAVLEKRIGLQFSDQDIYVNVAGGIRLKEPAADLAIALALYSARANISAQKEGAYIGELSLAGEIRSVKKLKQRIKTAQSMGFTKVVSPPPSDSEAGDINTSQLFKAEDLSSAIKKVFG; this is encoded by the coding sequence ATGGCAAAAAAGAAAACAGGAGACCTTGCTCACCGCTGCAGCAAATGCGGTTACACTCAAGCCCGCTGGCTCGGCCGATGTCCCGAATGCGGCGAATGGAATACTTTTGAAGAAGTTATAATCAATCAAGATTATTCCGCAGCCGAAAGGAGCATTGCAGAAAAATTTGTAAAAGAAGCTCATTCCGTTCCTCTTGATGCTATTGAAGCAAATGATGCCGTCCGCCTTTCTACGGGGATTGCGGAATTTGACAGGGTGCTGGGCGGAGGTGCCGTAAAGCGTTCGGCAATTTTAATCGGAGGAGATCCGGGCATAGGAAAATCGACACTGCTCTTACAAGCCGCTTCGGCCTCTTCTTCGGGCTCCGTAAAAAAAGTTCTGTATGTTTCGGGAGAAGAATCGGGCGGGCAAATCCGTTCCCGTGCCGACAGGCTGAATCTTCCTTTAAAAAATATTGAACTTTTATGCACTTGCAGGTTGGAAGATGTAGAGAGAGTTTTAAACAAGGTAAATCCAGTTTTTGTCATAATCGATTCCATTCAAACTATGTATTCCGCAGATGCCGGAGCCGTTCCGGGAACTATAAATCAGTTAAAGCTATGTGCTCATGAGCTTGTATCTTGGGTTAAAGAGAGGGACAGCGTTTTATTTTTAACTGCCCATGTAACAAAGGACGGAAACATAGCGGGGCCTAAGGTTCTCGAACACCTTGTGGACACGGTCATTTCCTTTGAGAGAACAGAAGACGATGTGCGTTTTTTACGTGCCCTAAAAAACCGCTTCGGCTCGGTTGACGAGCTTGGAATTTTCTCCATGGATGAAAGCGGTTTAAAAGCCATAGATGACCCGTCTTCATTATTTATTACCAATAGGACAGGCCCTCTGCCTGCAGGTTCCGCTGCCGTTCCCGTCTGCGAGGGGAGCCGTGTTTTTATGGTAGAAATACAGGCTCTTACGGTTCCTGCCAAGGGTGCGGTTACAAGGGTTTTTTCGGACAAGATAGATTCCGCCCGCGTCAGCCGCATCGCCGCCGTTTTGGAAAAAAGAATAGGCTTACAATTTTCGGATCAGGATATTTATGTAAACGTTGCAGGAGGCATAAGGCTTAAAGAACCCGCCGCCGACCTCGCCATAGCACTTGCTCTTTATTCCGCTCGTGCAAATATTTCTGCCCAAAAAGAAGGAGCCTACATTGGCGAGTTAAGCCTCGCAGGAGAAATCCGAAGCGTCAAAAAATTAAAGCAAAGAATCAAAACCGCCCAAAGCATGGGCTTTACAAAAGTCGTGTCGCCTCCTCCTTCCGATTCCGAAGCCGGAGACATAAACACATCACAGCTTTTTAAGGCGGAAGATTTAAGCTCGGCAATAAAGAAGGTGTTTGGGTGA
- a CDS encoding Mrp/NBP35 family ATP-binding protein produces MSQTCNHECEGCNLTCNERTAAPNSFIESPNKLSSIKKVIAIISGKGGVGKSLITSLSAVQSQKKGYQCAILDADITGPSIPKAFGISGTVVGNDSGIFPAKTKTGIDIMSVNLLLENETDPVIWRGPVIAGTVKQFWTDVIWKDIDFMFIDMPPGTGDVPLTVFQSIPVDGIIVATSPQELVSMIVAKAVNMAKKMNIPIIGLVENFSYFTCPDNGKDYHIFGESGIDEIALEYGIPVLAKLPIDPEIAKACDKGKIENIDAPWFNPIVECIAKL; encoded by the coding sequence ATGAGTCAAACTTGTAATCATGAATGTGAAGGTTGTAATTTAACCTGTAATGAAAGAACTGCTGCGCCGAACAGTTTTATTGAGAGTCCGAATAAACTCAGCAGTATTAAAAAAGTTATCGCAATTATAAGCGGTAAGGGCGGAGTAGGGAAATCTCTTATTACTTCCTTATCTGCGGTACAATCCCAAAAAAAAGGTTATCAATGTGCTATCCTTGATGCCGATATTACAGGTCCGTCCATTCCTAAAGCTTTCGGAATATCCGGGACTGTTGTCGGAAACGATTCGGGGATTTTTCCTGCAAAGACTAAAACCGGAATTGATATTATGTCGGTTAATTTGCTTCTTGAAAATGAAACCGATCCTGTCATATGGAGAGGTCCTGTAATTGCCGGCACTGTAAAACAATTTTGGACGGACGTTATTTGGAAGGATATTGATTTTATGTTTATCGATATGCCTCCCGGAACCGGCGATGTGCCTCTCACCGTTTTTCAATCCATACCTGTAGACGGTATTATTGTGGCGACTTCTCCTCAGGAACTCGTTTCAATGATAGTTGCCAAGGCTGTCAATATGGCAAAAAAGATGAACATACCAATAATCGGTTTGGTTGAAAACTTTTCGTATTTTACTTGTCCCGATAACGGAAAAGATTATCATATTTTCGGAGAAAGCGGCATTGATGAAATAGCCTTAGAATATGGTATTCCGGTTCTTGCAAAACTTCCTATTGATCCTGAAATTGCAAAGGCTTGCGATAAAGGCAAAATAGAAAACATTGATGCACCATGGTTCAATCCTATTGTTGAATGTATTGCAAAACTTTAA